The following nucleotide sequence is from Aquarana catesbeiana isolate 2022-GZ linkage group LG08, ASM4218655v1, whole genome shotgun sequence.
ttgctcttttttgtactataaaaggctaattttattatttttaaccccattatgttactggccgattaatctattgatgaaaatagtaattgatttcataatcaattagttgtcgattaatcgattagttgtttcagccctacaataTACTTGAATGTAtttcaataattctttttttttaccagcagaTAGACATGGTGCCAATGAGAAGACACACCCAGGGGAACATTCAtttttatgttcagagtgcgggaaattctTCACATCAGAGGCAGATTTTACCAGACATCAAAGACGTCACGTTGAAGTGTGGCCCCACACGTGTAAAGAGTGTGGCAAATCTTTCCAAAAGAGATCGCAGTTTACCAGACATATGAGGAATCACACAAACGAGAGGCCCCACTCATGCTCGGAGTGCTCTCGATGTTTTAAATTGAAGAGCCACCTGATGGCACATCTCAGACTTCACAGAGGCGACACCCCTTTCTCGTGCGCGCAGTGCGGAAAAGCTTTTACGTCCAGATCGCGGCTTTTTAGGCATCGGATGTATCACATTGGCGTGCGGCCCTATTCGTGCTCGGAGTGCGGGAAGTCTTTCACCGAGAAGTTCATGCTTGTTCATCATATGAGAGTTCACACCGGCGAGAGGCCTTATCCTTGCCCGGAGTGCGGTCAACGTTTTAAGGATAAAAGCGTTCTGAAGGGACATCTGAGGGTTCACACCGGCGAGACCCCCTTCCAGTGCcctgtgtgcgggaaatgttttacgcGGAAAGATATCCTCACCATACACCAAAGGAGCCACTTGGACAAATTGCCGTACACGTGCGAAGAGTGCGGGAAAGGCTTTACGTGGAAGAGTACCTTCATCAGTCACCAGAAAACCCACACGGGCGAGCAGCCTTTTTGCTGCACAGAATGCGGCAAACGGTTCAGCCAAAGATCTTCTCTTTCGCAGCATCTGAAGCTTCACTCAGATGAAGGTTCGTTGGCGTGTGCGGAGTGCGGGAAATCATTCGAAACGAAATATGAACTTGGTATACACCGGAGAGGTCACACGGGCCAGGAGATCTTTTCCTGTTCGGAGTGCAACAGATGTTTTTTGCAGAAGGGACACCTTCTTATCCACCAGAGGAGTCACACGGGCGAGCGACCTTATACCTGTCCGGAGTGCGGCAAATCTTTCTCGCGGAAAGGAAACCTCCTTACGCACCAGAGGATCCACACGGGCGAGCGCCCTTTTTCCTGCtcggagtgcgggaagtgtttcccccAAAAAGGATATCTGATTCAACACCAGAAAAGCCACGAGGGCGATCGCCCTTACTCCTGCCTGGAGTGCGTGAAGCACTTCAAAACCAAATCTGAACTCCTCCTGCACCAGAGACGTCACAACGGCGAGAAGGTTTTCTCCTGCCTGGAGTGCGAGAGGTCCTTCCTGAAGAAGTGGCAGCTTGTCGAACACCAGCGGGTTCACACCGGCGAAAAACCTTTttcctgttcggagtgcgggaGACATTTCTCGCACAAGGCGAGCCTCAAAACTCATCAGAAGCTTCACACCggcgagaagccgttttcctgttcgGAATGCGGGAAAAGCTTCTTACAGAAAGGACATTTAACGAAACATTATAAAACCCACTCCCGTTCGTGCCGGCCGAAAAATGTTTCTTAGCCTTTTTATAGGATGGGTTATTGTTTTTTTCATAGCATATGCAAGAAAGATCTAAAGCTTAAAGGCCTGTTCTTCAAAAACTGATCTTCAGAGTTTTCAAGAGTTGATCATCTCCAAGTAATCGAATGAGAACTTTAATGTCACTGCTGGGCAAATTTGGTCCTCAAATATTCATGATTAGATTTCTAATTTTTCAGATTTAAGAGCTGAGGAATATGTGTAGTAATACCACTGTATAAGTCAAAGGTTTGACCACACGGAAGGTTCCAAGCTAGGTCTTCTGCTCTTTGTTTGTCTCTCAGAAATTTGCATGTAATAATAAAGAGTTACAATTGGCACAACTCAAACGCAGCATGTAGAATGATGGGAGAGAAGACCACCATAAATCCAAATAATCTTCCCATTTCTAAGAGATAGGAGGTGTGGAAGGACATACCGAAGCTTGATGGGGTTCAGAGGCTTCAGTTATACTTGCCCAAGGCATACACAGTCCTGTAGGACAAAACTTACCTTTGACAATGCTTTTCAGTCCTTTGGCTACCAAGACCTGTATTTGACAATAATGTTCAATCTTTTGGTGACCAAGCCTTGGTGGAAAATCTTGGCAAGGCCTACCTTTTGACAGTCCTgttcagcctaatgccgcgtacacacgattggactttacggcatacttggtccggcgtaccggatttcgtcagacaattcgatcgtgtgtgggctccagcggactttgttttctcaaaagtttgacggacttagatttgaaacatgtttcaaatctatccgacagactggagtccggtcgaaaagtccgctcgtctgtatgctagtccgacggacaaaaagccacgctagggcagctattggctactggctatgaacttccttgttttagtctggtcctacgtcatcacgtacgaatccgtcggactttggttgatcgtgtgtaggcaagtccgttcattcgtaaagtccgctgggcaaagtatgccataaagtccggtcgtgtgtacgcggcataagaccttaCTTTGACAATTCTGTTCATTCCTTTGGTGAGCAAGCCCTGGTGGAATATCTTGGGAAAACTTTCTTTTTATTGGCACTGTTCAATCTTTTGGCAGCCAAGCCCTGGTGGATAGTCTTGGCAAGACTTGCCTTTGGCAGTCCTGTTCAGTCCTTTTGGCTACCAAGACCTACCTTTTGAAAATCTTGTTCAGTCCTTTTGGCGACCAAACCCCGGTAGGGAATCTTAGCAAGACCTTCTTTTTTAATGGCCCAGTTCAGTTCTTTGGCTACAAAGCCCTAGTAGAAAATCCCGGCAAGTCCTACCTTTGATGGTGTTGAAGAACCATACTGAAACTTGATGAGGTTCAGAGGCTTCAATTTTACTTGCCGAAGGCATAGATGGTTCTGCAGGGCCAAAGAGTGAGCTACAAAGCCCTGGTAGAAAATATCACGCAAGATCTACCATTTGACACTTCTGTTTGGTCCTTTTTGGCTACCACACCCTGGTGGTAAATCTTGGCAACACCTACGTTTTAGTGGCACTGTTCAGTCTTTTGGCTACTAAGGCCTCGTAGAGTATCTTGGCATGTTCCACCTTTGATGGTGTGGAAGGACATACCAAAGCTTAATGGGGTTCAGAGTCTTCAGTTTTTACTTGCCAAAGGCATAGACAGTCCTGTAGGGCCAAAGAGTATCATTTTAAGTTACAAAGCCTTGGTATAAAATCTAGGCAAGATCTACCCTTGACAGTTCTGTTCAGTCATTTGTCTACTAGGCCCTGATGGAAAATCTTGGCAAGACCTACAGTTTAATAGCCCAGTTAAGTCCTTTGTCCACTAAGCCCTAGTAGAAAATCTTGGCAAGACGCTCCTTGGATGGTGTGAAAGGACATACTGAAGCTTGATGGGGTTTAGAGGCCTCAACTTTACTTGCCGAAAGCATTGACATTCCTGTAGGCCCAAAGAGTAGCTCATTTTAAGCTACAAAGCCCTGGTAGAATATCTTGGCAGAACCTACCTTTGACCGTTCTGTTCAGTCCTTTGGCTAGGCCCTGGTAGAAAATCTTGGCTAGACATACTTTTTAATGGCACTGTTAAGTCTTTTTGGTTACCAATCCCTGGTGGAAAGTCTTGGCAAGACCTACCTTTTGACAGTTCTGTTCAGTCCTCTTGGTTTTCAAGCCCTGGTGGAACATCTCGGCAAGACATTCTTTTTAATGGTCCAGTTCAGTCCTTTGAATACTAAGCCATAG
It contains:
- the LOC141104697 gene encoding uncharacterized protein isoform X1, whose amino-acid sequence is MEEWEYLEGHKDLYKDIMMDNQPPLTSPDGSSNGNPPEANTIPHHHQSGSLSNLNVAVKEEIKEEEDEVGVMEKFLEGHKDLNMTEPSVDKNPSESCPSLSHSLDGTQEGHNYAHHYQNEDHTDIKAEVKEEEGKPYVKDDQQSPKEDGTLVVIKEEESSLDSSSADRHGANEKTHPGEHSFLCSECGKFFTSEADFTRHQRRHVEVWPHTCKECGKSFQKRSQFTRHMRNHTNERPHSCSECSRCFKLKSHLMAHLRLHRGDTPFSCAQCGKAFTSRSRLFRHRMYHIGVRPYSCSECGKSFTEKFMLVHHMRVHTGERPYPCPECGQRFKDKSVLKGHLRVHTGETPFQCPVCGKCFTRKDILTIHQRSHLDKLPYTCEECGKGFTWKSTFISHQKTHTGEQPFCCTECGKRFSQRSSLSQHLKLHSDEGSLACAECGKSFETKYELGIHRRGHTGQEIFSCSECNRCFLQKGHLLIHQRSHTGERPYTCPECGKSFSRKGNLLTHQRIHTGERPFSCSECGKCFPQKGYLIQHQKSHEGDRPYSCLECVKHFKTKSELLLHQRRHNGEKVFSCLECERSFLKKWQLVEHQRVHTGEKPFSCSECGRHFSHKASLKTHQKLHTGEKPFSCSECGKSFLQKGHLTKHYKTHSRSCRPKNVS
- the LOC141104697 gene encoding uncharacterized protein isoform X2 gives rise to the protein MEEWEYLEGHKDLYKDIMMDNQPPLTSPDGSSNGNPPEANTIPHHHQSGSLSNLNVAVKEEIKEEEDEVGVMEKFLEGHKDLNMTEPSVDKNPSESCPSLSHSLDGTQEGHNYAHHYQNEDHTDIKAEVKEEEGKPYVKDDQQSPKEDGTLVVIKEEESSLDSSSDRHGANEKTHPGEHSFLCSECGKFFTSEADFTRHQRRHVEVWPHTCKECGKSFQKRSQFTRHMRNHTNERPHSCSECSRCFKLKSHLMAHLRLHRGDTPFSCAQCGKAFTSRSRLFRHRMYHIGVRPYSCSECGKSFTEKFMLVHHMRVHTGERPYPCPECGQRFKDKSVLKGHLRVHTGETPFQCPVCGKCFTRKDILTIHQRSHLDKLPYTCEECGKGFTWKSTFISHQKTHTGEQPFCCTECGKRFSQRSSLSQHLKLHSDEGSLACAECGKSFETKYELGIHRRGHTGQEIFSCSECNRCFLQKGHLLIHQRSHTGERPYTCPECGKSFSRKGNLLTHQRIHTGERPFSCSECGKCFPQKGYLIQHQKSHEGDRPYSCLECVKHFKTKSELLLHQRRHNGEKVFSCLECERSFLKKWQLVEHQRVHTGEKPFSCSECGRHFSHKASLKTHQKLHTGEKPFSCSECGKSFLQKGHLTKHYKTHSRSCRPKNVS